The genomic interval TGCTGGCCGATGCCCGGGGGGGCAAGTTTGATATCGTCGTGGTCTACTATATCAGCCGTCTTTATCGCAAGCTAGAATCCCTACTGTCCACCATGAAGCTTCTGCGTGATTGCGACGTCAGTTTTGTTTCCATCAACGAAGACCTCGACTTCACCAGCAAGTGGGGTAAACTCATCCTCAATATTCTGGGCACGCTGGCCGAAATCTATGTTGATGAATTGAGTGAAACCACCAGCCGGGGGAAGGAACAGCGAGCCAGAGAGGGGCTGTACAACGGCTCCATTCCCTTTGGCTACTGCAACGGTCTCTGTATGAACTGCACCGACCCGAATGGCCCCGGTTACTGTCCCCTGGTTGGTTGTCCGCCCCTGGGGGATGGTCAGATACCGGTTCCCCACCCTATCGAGTCTGAAGGCACCCGGCTGGCCTACAAATGGTATGCCCTCGGTTGCTACTCTGATGCCGACATCGCCTATTTGCTTAACCAATATCAATTTGAGTTTGAAGGTCAGACCTATCGTTTTCGGCCCAAACGTAAACCCGGTGACCGGAAACGATACTCTGCCTCCATTACTTTTTGTCACGACACTGTACGTGACTTGCTCCGTCGTACTTTCTATACCGGGGTGGTTGAGTATCGTGGTGGTCAGGGTGTGGCCGAAGAGCGCAAGAAGTTCAAAAAGGCCCGGGCAATTTACCTTGGTCAACATCAACCACTAATCTCGCAGGAATTATTTGACCGGGTACAAGCCATTCGCCATCGACGTGGACACCGCCCCAATCGAGCCAAAAACAGAACCCATGAACGCGTCTATCCCTTGAGCCGTGTTCTCTACAGTTGGCCCTTGCGCAGTAAAATGCGAGCCGTGGCCAACGGCAGTGGGGTTCGCTTTTACCGAGATAAGGCCAATATTGGCAAGTCTAAGCTTGATCCAGGTGCCCGCTCTCCCCAACCGACCGTCTTGGCTGAGTCGCTCGAAGATCAGGTGATAGCTGTATTGGAAACTCTAGTCCTGTCTGATGCGTGGAGGCA from Anaerolineae bacterium carries:
- a CDS encoding recombinase family protein; this encodes MMDRFQYPIWLHQLILLAILIVALLTPFPVNNTTNDNILTSLLVAYALENPTPIILASKRSKRRVALYIRVSTDRQAEEGRSPASQLSDMKAYCRRRNWEVVAVYRDEGMSGRLSSRPGLQQMLADARGGKFDIVVVYYISRLYRKLESLLSTMKLLRDCDVSFVSINEDLDFTSKWGKLILNILGTLAEIYVDELSETTSRGKEQRAREGLYNGSIPFGYCNGLCMNCTDPNGPGYCPLVGCPPLGDGQIPVPHPIESEGTRLAYKWYALGCYSDADIAYLLNQYQFEFEGQTYRFRPKRKPGDRKRYSASITFCHDTVRDLLRRTFYTGVVEYRGGQGVAEERKKFKKARAIYLGQHQPLISQELFDRVQAIRHRRGHRPNRAKNRTHERVYPLSRVLYSWPLRSKMRAVANGSGVRFYRDKANIGKSKLDPGARSPQPTVLAESLEDQVIAVLETLVLSDAWRQRILAYLVSAEGGLTDIERQRRHLQARFDHLNTLYLQGAFTTAQYQQKKSELEQEMTTLLCPVDLDNAQVKALLANPATLWRQATPAELKDLFEAVFQRVYVQDEDIVRLVAYPAFQECLADSHQRVVGPADDLEEVALSLPDMVT